The genomic region TACCCCATGCACAAAACCAATGTGCAGTTGCAAAGGTCATGAAAGATGCATATGACACCTATGCCAGTTGCATGGAGGAAGGCTTTGAGAAAGATCATATGGTTAACATGATTTCTGTTGGTTCATTTCATAATAACATTAGATATTTTTCCTTTCAAGAGTATGGATTTGAGTTAGATGTTGATACCCAGAGGATGTGGAATTCAGGATATCAGCAAGAGGTCTTCTCAGACAATGAGGATGTAGAGGATTTCAAGGTTCATGCAGAAAATACACAATTAGAAGAGTTACGCTTGAAATGGCCACCAGAGGAAAAGATAGATAGTTGACCTTGGCTGCAATAGCCCAAGCCAAGAATGACTATAATATGAGATCAAAGAGTTGTCTTCCCAACCAAAGGAGGCCAAGAGGGCTTTTTATGAGGAATTAGCAGCCTGATACAAAAATGCAACAAGCTCCCCAAGATGCAGGCAATAAGAACTATACATGAAAGGAAACTGAAACTCAACAATATGTTCCAAAATCAAATCAGAAGCTTACAAAGCCTAACAGAGAAGCTCCAGGAGATATACATGTCAAGCCTGCTACTAGAGAAAAGGATAAGCAGTAGAAAGTAACTACACAAAAAGATGCTAATCtaggtattactggtataccactgtTTGATTTGGTCCAAACTTTGTCTCAGATTAAAATTTATGTCCCTCTATTGGAGATAATGAAAATTCAAGAGCATAAAGATAATGCACTATCACTAATCTCTAGTGTACCAAATGCATTCCATAGGACTAGTGTTAAAAATGTCTTAGAAGAAAATAATGCATATGTCAATGAGGAACAGTTAGAAAGTATGCAAGTCCCAAAGCTCTAGGTAGGAACTACCATAACTAAGAACCCATCCCAAGTAGACCCTTTTTATTTGACTTTGATGATCAATAACAGGCTTGTAAAGAATTGCATCATTGATTTCAGGGCTGCCATAAACATTATGCCAGTGGGTGTCATGAGATAATTAGGATTGTTTGTTGATTGCAATTATGGCGGATGTTATGCTATCGATAATCGATATGCACCAATCATAGGGACTATGAGAGATTTAGAGGTCAAGCTAGCAAATTTCCTTGAAGCTACTTACAATGTAGAGATCACTGTGGTGGATGTTCCTCCTCACTATGGTATGCTGCTATCAAGAGAGTGGACTGTTATGGTGGGAGGTAATGTGCATCTtgatttgtcttatgctactatccaTGTAAATGGTCAAGATGTCAAGTTAGAAAGGGACTCAAGGTTTGATACAATTGTGGAACAAATTGACCCAAACAATATGGTCTGTTTTTGTGATATCGATATGGAAAACTTCAAAATTGAGccaacacaaccccttttgcagaATTCTTTCCCTAGCAACACAAAAGTTTAGAACAATCCTAAAGAGTTATGGCAGATATACTTTGATGTAGTAACGAGGGTTTAGGAGCAGGTATAATAGTCATTGCACCAAGGGGAAATACCTTTAAATACTCTTTCTACTTGTTATTtgaatgcacaaataatgtggtggaatatgaggcattgctACTAGGACTCAATCTTGTTGTTAAGCACGACATAAAGATCTTATCAGTTTGGGGAGATTCAGAGCTATTTATATCACAGACCAGGTCAAGGTATTCTTCAAAGAACAAAAGACAAAAGCAGTATTGTCATACTGTTTGGGATATAATTGAGTTCTTTGACACATTTAATGTCAATTGGGTAGAAAGATCCAAGAATataatggatgatttcttggaaAATGTGGCATTGAAAAGTGATGATATCACCTCGGCTGTAATTTCAAAGATAGAGGTTAAGAGAAGACCATTAGTCCCTGATAACATTTGCAATTGGCAAGtgttcaatgatgatgatgatctgtTAAGATTTCTGCATTGTGTCAATGAATATGAAAGGCAAGAAATTAATTTTCATGCCTTTGTGGATGTTGCAGATGGTGTGGATACAATGTTTGGGAATGAAGTAGTTTGATTAAAGACAAAAAAATCCCTAGGGGGCCTGTTGCTTTAGAAAGGGTGTTTGATAACAGGGCAGTCAAATAAACAAATCTTCTGCTGTCAACAATGAAGATTTAGAGTAACTCAATTTAGGGACTGAGTAATCTCCTAAAAGAGTTTTCATTGGAAAAAGGATAACACCTAAGGTGAGATCCATGTTGATAGCATTATTAAGCAAGTATAGGCATgtttttgcatggtcctatgatgatttgaaggcttaTAGGGAGGATTTATTCCAGCATGAGATCCCTCTAGACCCAAATGCAAAACCGTTGAGGCAAAAGCAAAGACCTTTTAGTCTAGTGCTTAGGCCTAAAATGTAGGAGGAATTGATCAAACTCAAGGATGGtggaattattaagcctataaggcattcatcttGGGTCTAAAATTTGGTtctagtaaggaagaagaatggtgacatcagactgtgtgtggattttagaaatctgaatttgtcATCATTAAAAAGTAATTATCCCCTCCCAAACATGGAAGCCATGTTGCATAAGGTCGAAAGGTGTGAATtgctatccatgatggatggattctcaaggTATAAccaattgaagatgaaagaataaTAGCAATAGAAGACTGCCTTGACcagtccatggggaacctatgtatatgtgagaatgcctttTGGCTTGACAAATGTTGGGGTTACCTTTTAGAGGGCCATGGATGTGGCATTTTCAGACTTCATTGATGTTGTTATGGTAGTATATCAGGATGAATTGACTATGTTTTCAAAATAGGTGGAGCATCATTGTCTCCACCTAGAAAGGGTATTCACAAGAGCTTTGGAATATGCGATATCACTCAAtcccaaaaagtgtcattttgctgtCACTGAAGGGAAATTGCTAGGTCGTATTGTATCAAAGGAGGGGGTCAGAATAGATCCAGAGAGGGTGGAGGCAATTGATAGGATACCCATCATGAAGATTGTCAAGGCTATACAATCATTTTTTAACTTTAGATCAACTTTATCCGAAGGTTTATCCCAAACTTTGCTGAAATTATTAAGTCAATTTAAAAAATGCTGAAGAAAGGGGCTAAGATAGATTCGAACAATGAATCTATGGAAGCATTTGCAACGATCAAGAAGGCAATTAAGGAGGCCCCTGTTCTAAAAGCTCTTGATTTTAGTAAGCCTTTTTAGATCTTCTCTTTTGTGTCATTTCATACTATTGCTGTAGTTATGCTCTAGAAGAATGAAGAAGGCTATGAGCAACCTATTGCTTCTTACAACTCTCTTCAATTACCTGAGCCTAAGTATGCCATGGTAGAAAATCAGGCATATGCCTTGgtgaaaggaattaaaaatttcagaCCATACCTCGTAGGTGCGAAAGTTATTGCTTATGTTCCTAATACTGCAGTCAAGGATATATTTGTTCAATCAGAAGCAACTGGTcagagatgtagatggataaatAAAATTCAATACTTTAATATTGATATTCAGATCACTAAGCTAGTAGGAGGAATGGGGTTAGCAAGGCTCATGGTTGAGGAGAACATGGAGGCTGTTCATGCTAATGATTTGTTTGTTTTAGAAGATACAATTTGCAGCATCTAGTGCACTCCATGGTACACAAACATAAGGTACTATCTCAAGCATATGAAGTACCCAAATGATATGATTgaacattagagaaaaactttgaAGTTGCAATCTCAAAGGTATGTGTTCTTCAATGGTGATCTGTATTATAGAGATAAATATGGTTTCATTTTATTTTGTTTGGATGAGCACCAAGCTAAAGTTGTAATGGCTGATATGCACTCTAGAGTATGCGGGCTTCATTTCACAGCCAACACTACTGCTCATAAAGTGTTAAGGGTTGGTTATTTTTGGCCCACCTTGTTTAAGGATGCTCATGCTTATGTTAAAAGGTGTCAGTCATTTCAAAAGTTCTTTTGCAAATTGAAATACTCAAGGGAATTACCACTTAGACCCATCCAAGTTGAAGCTCCATTCCATCATTAGGGAGTTGACTTCATCGGAGAGATTGTAGAAATGTCAAGTGGTGGACATAGGTGGATACTTGCAGCTATGGATTACTTCACAAAGTGGGTGGAGGCTATGCCAACAAGACAAGCAAAAAGTAGAACAATCATCAATTTCTTGATTGATAATGTTATAACCAGATTTGGGGTCACAATGAGGCTGATCATGGACAATGCAGTGAATTTTAGATCAGAAGAGTTTACAGATTTCTGCAAGACATATGGAATtattatatcacatgcatcatTATACCATCCCCAAAGTAACAGACTAGCAGAATCTAGCAATAAGAGcttaatgaaaagcataaaaagaacatTAGGGCAGAAAAAGAAAGCATGGGATTCTAAATTGAAGATGGCAATATGGGCGGATAGGATTACGATTAAGAAAGCCATAGGGAGATCTCCCTTTGAACTAGTATATGGCACACATGCAAGGTTACCCATGAATAATTTCCTCCCTGTATACAAGTTTATTCAAGTGAATGATTTAGAAATTTTTGATCCCATGAAAGAGAGAATGGAACAAATCATGGAATTGCATGAAATCAGAGAAGATTCTCATAAAAAGAATCCGAAGTTGCAATAGAAGACTAAATATATGTTTGACAAAAGGGTAGTTGGGAGAAAATTCAGTGTTGATGATATGGTGTTGCTATGGAATGCTAGAGCACTAGAGAAGGGTAAACATGGTAAATTTGGGGCCTTGTGATTAGGCCCTTATGTTATAACTAAAAAGAATGGCAAGGATTCTTATTTCCTCACTGATATGAATGGCGAAATGCTAGAGCTGCCTGTGCATGGACAGTTCCTAAAGCATTTATTTTCCTAAACTTTAATCCATGCATAGTAGCCTAGGTTTTGTATATATCTGTAAATAATCACTAAGTTTTTTTTGTCATGGTCTTCTCTCCAAGATATTTGGATCCTCGCCTTGACCCTAAAGTATCAAGCATCCCCAAATAGATCCATTGTTGGAGGTATCAAAATTTCACCTTTAGAGGCACTCTTTTTGTGTTCTGAGCCTAGGGCTTTAGGGCTTtactgttaggataaccgatgaacaactgagggtggggggatgaatcagttgttaacagataatgtgaattaaagcacttaaaaccttttactggaataaCTGATAAagtattaaagcataattgaaaaccagagaatcaataccatgcaaccataacacataaaaccatggtttatacgtggaaaaataggtaaagggaaaaaccacagtgggaaaccctccccacagtcagatgatacttttgcagaaagtatatgattacaataggggcctgcaaatgcaggaaggcacactgcctagagcacagtgctcatcacaatggagtcttactaactacaaagaggtcaagcacctcaaaatatttggacaacaatccggaaagaagaactacctgtgatagcatcaaacatgccatattgcagtttcggttaagctcaatattagaggtataaaacctcttacataaacccaactcgatcacctatgattgaccaaatcctctgcacaaatcattattacattattctctccttgcccatgatctaaaatgagatcttacatatatttataccaacccgagacctaaccaattaggtcggccacccaaatgataattcaatagatccattacataatcctgaaataaaatcataaaacaggTCGACCTAAGGCcacacaaacatcatccaatcaataaaacatcccggaAGTGCAtaagaggatccaccaacatgttacatgaaaccggtccataacctagatagcacgagacttaaattagatccacacatgccaaagaaatgacaccaatcagtcgaggcacaaacACAATAACCATctgcatcctgaatcccttctagaagcttcaccaacaccacttatgcatttcatcaaagatcttcaataatgatctgctggtgaaacccttaccggacctataaagaagacttactagaacataagatagcatccgatcaacaAGTCAATAcgaactgactgaaacatactttagaagcatatgaaccattcatacaaacttattccatcatccagatcatatcagtgacaatcaactgataatcttcccaatccaatccttctactagaagccggtaaacaaccataacagctagtgttgacatcaatgacaaaacatcaatgcaacacataatcaattccttcatattgccaacaatctccccctttggcattgatgacaacactagatgtgaaaaaacatccaagtgccaataaatgccaaacaagtctcccctatggaagacaaccaacaatctcccataaaatgatattgcaatgaagctttgaaccaaatctgaatcaaaagatcaaataccgccaaactccccctaaggagtgccaGCAATCTGAAAAATAGAAACCAAtgttttttcacatatattcctccccctttgacaacaatgccaacgatatgacatagatatcaaacataacatgaaaactctaaatctcaaggttgactactccccttgagtagtagcattatttcatcaattcggagaaaaagatagctctgataatgcataccggactaatgcacatctacatcatttaagtttctactggaggggtagaaacccccaatctgtctctcaaatactcaaatgattcttgggacaaagatttagtgaagatgtctactatctgttctttagtgttcacataaaccaatctgacttcttttgcttccaccttttccttcaaaaatttatacttgattgatatgtgcttagtcttggagtgaaatgctggattcttggatatgtcaatagctacagagttatcacaatgaataacaaccggattattacaactcacttgtatatccttcaacatctgcttcatccatagaacttgagtgcaattaattgcagctgcaacatattcagcttcaacagtagataaagaaattcatgactgcttcttgctgatccatgaaaccaaattcttcccaagaaagaatgctccattggatgtgctcttccgatcatcaacatcacttgcccaatctgcatctgtatatgcacataaagtaaagtcatcatctttagggtaccataaaccatattcagttgttccttgcaaataccaaaatatcctttttattgcactttcatgattttctcttggattactttgaaatcttgatacaatactgaatgcattcattatatccattctagtctgagttaaatatagaaaaccaccaatcatggatttatatcttgtagaatttattggaggggatacatctttaattgacattttttcacttgtaaccataggagtactaaccggtttggaatttttcataccaaatttcttcaataattcccctAGATACTTAGTTTAACATATAAAGATGCCTTTTCCAgtatgagtaatctacaaacctagaaaaaatcttatttctctagtaatagaaatttcaaattcactttgcatattatcagagaattccatgcataatttttcttcatccCCAAAAGTGATAtcctcaacaaatacttcaataatcagaatatcatcattagtgatcttataatataggttactgtcagcattaccttttataaaaacaagcttcaaaagatacttatccaaccttgcataccaagctctaggagcctgttttaatccatatagggctttctttaatccgcaaaccatatttttgtcatttgtcagtaaaaatacatcaggttgctcaataaagaattcctcttcaagttctccattcagaaatgcacacataacatccatttgatagaccttgtagttcttatagactacataagcaagaaatagtctaacaacttcaattctagctaccggtgcaaaagtttcaccataattaattccttccttctgagaatatcctttgtagaccaatctagccttgtttcttacaacttgtccatcctcatttagtttatttctaaaaacccatttagttccaataacattcttatgtttaggccggggaaccaaagtccaattattgttcttttctatctgatctaattcatcttccataactttcatccaacattcatatttacaagcttcaattactaatgtctgttcaatctgagaaatgaaacacaactcttgatttgccaatcttctccttgtcataactcccttgtttttgtcttaaatgatctgatttttagaatgatttagccttacataccttggtgttttctgattttcaggttctctGTGCATCTCTTTAGTTacaattgagttttctgatgatgtcaggGTAATTGGTTCAATATTTCATTTTGGTACAGGCATTATTggatcaattatgatcatttccactatcagttctctGTCATAAGATTTATCTTGGTCTTTgtgctgctcatccactttcacattagcgctctccacaattctttgcaatcttttgttataacatctatatgcttttcttttagttgagtaaccaagaaatattccttcatcacatctagggtgaaactttccaatggaatcatctcttttgatataacacttccaaagattctgaaatacttaaaaagtaggggaatgaccaaaccatgattcataaggtgtcttatcgatatctcctttgatatgaactctgttgaatgtataaaccgttgtacttactgcttctctcctgtagatatgaggcaaattaacttccatcatcatggttttggctgcatccaaaatggttatgttctttctttccacaatgtcattctactaaggtgtctggggtacagataactgtctcctaatgccatttttatcacaatagttgttgaattcaccggatgtaaattcaccaccttgatctgatctcagacacttgattttcattcttgtctctgtctcaaccatagctttaaagatcttgaatttctcaaaggcttcaaatttctcccttagaaaagcaacccacatcattatagaatagtcatcaatgattaacatgaaatatctatctctttgaaagcttcttgtattagcagaaccacataggtcagtatgaatgaaatcaagaatatcattagatttatcaggtatgctcttaaaataagttctgatttgcttacccatttgacattccttacataccggattatgaggcttcataatcttaggtaaatctctaactgccttagttgaactaatctttacaatgaaatcaaaatatacatgacacaacctcttatgccatagccaactttcatcaatatgtacaatcaaacatgtcttttcaccagagttcaaatgaaagatgttaccttttctctgtgtattggttgcaatctccaatcttgatttgctaatgattttgcactttccatccttgaattgtaattgaagtcctacactcaaaagattatacttcagaccttcaacataatagacattatcattgttattcttaccatccaatgaaatggttcctcttcctttgatcatgcatgctttgttattaccgaatctgacttgaccaccatcaaattcttgcagggttagaaactttcttttgccacctatcatatgatgagaacgtccactgtctattacccattcatatttgtcTTCGACTTTTGTTGCAAGGACCTTTTCCTTATTTTTGATAACTggttccagatcatcttccttcatagcataaaatacccaatctcttccattgtcagatccactagttgGATCTCCTACCGGTTCTTCCTCTGAGTcttcagttactccttcctcatcaacatagtaccatggtttttttttgtttctcctgtacttatgcttgatttgatattcagggttaggcttaaaagatcttctttctctttctttcaattttgaattcctttcatgacatctagatgcaaaatgacctatcttagtacatgcaaaacatttgaaaggagattttccttcatacttacttcatgtcggacctttaggtatccttctagcaaatagggctttaaGTTActtaagctcttcatcttctttcctaatctcttacaattcctttgcatacaaaactttccaatctttgttgcctgttgatgatgtagatgccttaaatgtagTGTGAATCTTTATAGCTCCCGGatgaccaaattattcaagctcaaaagaagatatcttcccaacaagagtatctctattaacaaaataattaggcatggttcttagctcattaattacagttaccttcatcttatatgctggtggaaaaacccttaatacttttgaaacaatctcttcctcgctcagagatccaccaaacactgaattcctaatacaatttcatttaccctttccatgaatgcaaaaattctttcatcttcctccatcttcaatttttcatatcttacctggtaacattcaagttttgcaattttaactgattatttatctgataatcccatgatttggtgatctgataaggcgcttaagagggcttctctagctctgcagttattttcaatattttttccgAGTGTGCCagtgcaggattgccagatgtcggatcatgaagagtgtaacctttctgagttatttcccaaatttcctttccaatgcatcttaaatgattCTCCATCCGaattttccatactccatagtttgttccatcaagcttagggttGTCCTTCCAGTAAACAGTTGttgaactattagtttccataggatcttcctgattatgtgaattaaagcacttaaaccTTTTACTAGAATAACTGATAAattattaaagcataattgaaaaccatagaatcaataccatgcagccataacacataacaccatgatttatacgtggaaaacctgataaagggaaaaaccatggtgggaaaccctacccacaatgagatgatacttttgcaaaaagtatatgattacaataggggcctgcacatgcaggaaagtgcactacctagagcgcactgctcatcacaatggagtctcaccgACTATAGAGAGGTCAACCACCTCttaatatttggacaacaatccgaaaagaagaactgcttatgatagcatcaaacatgccagattatagttccagttaagctcaaacaTGCCAATAAGCCCTTTATTGAAATACAATGCCCATGCGGCCTGGTGAGAACTATGGGGATTAATGAAAGAATTTATCCTTCAAGAAGATGAAATAAAGGGATGTAGTGTTGCGGGAAAAGCGGTGGTGATTCAATGCATTCCTCCTGCTATCCTGAGGTGGCAGAAGGGTTAACAAATAGGGATTCCCATGCAACCAAGGAATAAAAGATTAATGTTGATGCGAGAAAGTGGGAACAAAGACGATCAGAAGAAGCTCATGCCCAGTAGGGTTCAGATGCGAATAAGAAATGCAGTGTGGGGAATGGATCGTTAAGGGATTCAATACTCCTCACCACCCCGTGACGATGAAGACAAAAATACAAAAGTCGAAGAAGAATCAAGTCAAATAGGATGACTTACAGGACAATGAGGAACGTATAAAAAGTGAACAAATGTTACCCCGCAAGGGTAAAAGAAGCTTGAAAAGTGTGATGCGGGATAAGAGGGATAAAAGGGGATGGTTCTCCATGATATCTCACACCAGTAGAACGTGATACATGAAACAAAGAATGATGCATTATTTTGGAATGAGGAGATGTCCAATGTAGGCTAGTAGGATGTTCAACGATGATGAGGAGGATCTTCCCCGCAGGAGAATAGTTCATTTTAGGAAGGTGATGCAGGGTATTTAGAGAGAGAGAACTCAACTCTCCCCGCTATCCTGTGGGAAGAGAAATTAAAAGGGCAATAAAGTATTGAATCATCAGAATTCAAAGGTTTCCAAAGGATATTTATTACATGCCATGTCAGTGGTGAAAAGGACAATTAGGGGGTAATCTCAGCCGTTCGTTCGTGCAATCACCGGTCGAATTCAAATTTCAAGCCACCAACCTGAGGTGCCATGCACATATGAATTAATGGCAATTAATGTATGTGCCATTAAAGTGAATTTCAAGGGTCATTTACAAGAACACAACATCCATAAAGTAACCAAAATGATTTCTAGGGGATCAAAGAGCAAACATGTGCAACTGAAGCAACCAAATTGCATCCTAAACTAGTAAGTAACTGATAAAACCATACATTTTAATTTTGAAAAGGCCGTGTCTTGAATTGTTCAGGGGGGGGTTAGGAAACAATTTTGTTAATTTCCCTAGTTGTGGGATTtccctgtttgctttaattgtgtTGTTCTCATTTTTAAAAAGTGAAAATGGCATCCTCCTCAAGTGCTCCCACCTCGTCTGCCTCAAAAGTACAGGCTGCAACAATCACCTCTAACCTTGAAATTACCCATGCCATCCCACTTACCACAATTCACCCACTACCTGAGATTGTTGATGTACCCACAAATAATCCACTCCCTCCTCTTGCTACCACTGCTGCCACTGAAGTTGAACCAAGTGCACTTGCCAAAATAAAAACCCTCCTAAGCCCAAAAGGAAGAGTGTAGCTAAGACTGTTGTAGTCTCCATTGATGATGAATCATTAGACGATcctaaccctcctccaaaagaAAGGAAACCTAGCCCAAAGAGGAGGAAAGCTGCTACAAAGCCCTCTTCCCAAAAGTTGTCTGCAAAAGGGGAGCAAGTTCCCACTCCATCTAAACAATTTGCAGAGCCATTATTTCCATTAGCCTCTGCAAAGACTGTAGAAGAAATTGAGGAGGTAGAGGAACAATTGGAGGAGATggagcagaggaagaaaagagagggaaagagcCTCCACCAGGATCTCCTAGAGTTGTGTCAGGGCTCTATAATGCAGGAGGGCATGAAGGCC from Cryptomeria japonica chromosome 3, Sugi_1.0, whole genome shotgun sequence harbors:
- the LOC131874041 gene encoding uncharacterized protein LOC131874041; this encodes MSSGGHRWILAAMDYFTKWVEAMPTRQAKSRTIINFLIDNVITRFGVTMRLIMDNAVNFRSEEFTDFCKTYGIIISHASLYHPQSNRLAESSNKSLMKSIKRTLGQKKKAWDSKLKMAIWADRITIKKAIGRSPFELVYGTHARLPMNNFLPVYKFIQVNDLEIFDPMKERMEQIMELHEIREDSHKKNPKLQ